The proteins below are encoded in one region of Aspergillus nidulans FGSC A4 chromosome III:
- a CDS encoding cation-translocating P-type ATPase (transcript_id=CADANIAT00005293) — MAQPNFPALSRPLTPPRGGSGHPGYGTQSSSKYGNSDVRASNCTLNKDNSVNGRGTKRPEPNGKSDSGMENNKFAFSPDQLDKLLNPKNFGAFGTFGGLRGLEKGLRTNVQSGLSLDETVLDGTVSFNEAVSRTFVPATKSASPAPLTPSRDTIADASQDRFVDRQRVFGTNKLPEKKLKSIWELVWIAYNDKVLILLSFAALVSLVVGIPQSVRGTGVEWVEGAAIIAAIVVVVTVGAANDWQKERQFAKLNKKKEDRYVKVIRSGQISEVSTYDIIAGDVMYLEPGDMIPADGILIEGHGVKCDESSVTGESDLLRKTPGDKVYEAVAQKKELKKMDPFIMSGSSVEEGTGTFLVTATGVHTTYGRTVMSLQDEGEITPLQVKLNALADYIAKVGLTSGLILFVVLFIKFLVRLKEIEGGAEAKGQAFLRILIVAVTIVVVAVPEGLPLAVTLALAFATTRMIKDNNLVRLLRACETMGNATTICSDKTGTLTQNKMIVVAATLDTASQFGGQPSLNNAASAPGSRAHSALEFVSTLSPSTKNHLLQSIALNSTAFESDRDGVTTFIGSKTETALLSFAREQLGLGPVAEERANAEIVQMFPFDSSRKCMAVVTCMDNGKYRMMVKGAAEILLRQSAQIVQDATNGLAAVPLSEEAKITLDTIITDYASRSLRCIALVHRDFEKWPPHGIPTDENEMAVFEPIFKDMTMLGIFGIQDPVREGVPDAVRQCQHAGVFVRMVTGDNIITAKAIAQQCGIYTPGGVAIEGPEFRELSHDQMNKLIPRLQVIARSSPDDKKILVSQLKELGETVAVTGDGTNDAQALKTADVGFAMGVAGTEVAKEASDIIIMDDNFTSIVKAIAWGRTVNDAVKKFLQFQLTVNITAVILTFVSAVASNDEDPVLSAVQLLWVNLIMDTFAALALATDPPSPHVLERKPEPKSAPLITLTMWKMIISQAIYQLAVTLVLNFAGQHIFPKWDSRCIQTVVFNTFVFMQIFNQYNCRRVDNRLNVIEGILNNRWFIAIQVIIIGGQIMIIFLGGQVFSVQRLDQPSQWAATYFIYLAPLEGPRARYLRGKPPLRVGFGSKRNPRPANVHEEGPRRTTEAYHTQAPPNFPPVPRQLTIPAFFYAPNSS; from the exons ATGGCCCAGCCTAATTTCCCCGCGCTGTCCAGGCCCCTTACACCGCCACGAGGCGGGTCAGGGCATCCAGGGTACGGCACTCAGTCATCAAGTAAGTATGGAAACAGCGATGTGCGTGCGTCGAACTGCACACTCAACAAGGACAATTCTGTTAATGGGAGGGGCACTAAGAGACCAGAACCCAATGGGAAATCTGATTCAGGAATGGAAAACAACAAGTTCGCCTTCTCGCCCGACCAGCTGGATAAACTCTTGAACCCTAAGAACTTCGGCGCTTTCGGCACCTTTGGTGGTTTGCGCGGGCTGGAAAAAGGTCTACGAACCAACGTGCAGAGCGGCTTGAGCCTGGACGAAACCGTGTTGGATGGTACGGTGAGTTTCAACGAGGCGGTTTCACGGACCTTCGTGCCAGCAACCAAGTCTGCCTCCCCAGCCCCATTAACGCCATCACGTGATACTATTGCGGACGCATCGCAGGACCGATTTGTGGATCGGCAACGCGTGTTTGGAACCAACAAGCTTCCCGAGAAGAAACTCAAGTCCATCTGGGAGCTCGTGTGGATTGCGTACAATGATAAGGTGCTAATCCTACTGTCATTTGCCGCGCTTGTCTCCCTCGTCGTGGGTATTCCCCAGTCTGTGCGAGGAACGGGCGTAGAATGGGTAGAGGGAGCCGCGATCATTGCAGCGATTGTTGTTGTCGTGACTGTCGGCGCGGCGAATGATTGGCAGAAAGAACGGCAATTCGCGAAgctcaacaagaagaaagaagatcggTATGTCAAGGTTATCAGGTCAGGCCAGATATCGGAGGTGTCGACCTACGATATTATTGCCGGGGACGTGATGTATCTGGAGCCGGGCGATATGATCCCGGCAGATGGAATTCTGATTGAGGGGCATGGTGTCAAATGTGACGAGTCTTCAGTAACAGGGGAGTCAGACCTCCTTCGCAAAACCCCAGGCGACAAAGTTTATGAAGCAGTTgcacaaaaaaaagaattgaagaagatggatCCCTTTATCATGTCGGGGTCCAGCGTTGAAGAGGGTACGGGGACTTTCCTGGTCACTGCTACCGGTGTCCACACGACGTACGGCCGAACAGTCATGTCTCTCCAGGATGAGGGCGAGATCACACCGCTACAAGTCAAGCTAAACGCTCTGGCGGATTATATTGCCAAGGTTGGCCTTACCTCAGGCCTGATACTTTTTGTGGTGCTCTTCATCAAGTTCCTGGTCCGCCtcaaggagattgagggtGGTGCAGAGGCCAAAGGTCAGGCCTTTTTGCGAATTCTTATCGTGGCCGTCACCATCGTCGTTGTAGCAGTGCCAGAGGGGCTGCCATTGGCGGTTACCCTCGCTCTCGCCTTTGCAACAACAAGGATGATCAAGGACAACAACCTCGTGCGCTTACTCCGGGCATGTGAGACCATGGGAAATGCCACGACCATTTGCTCCGACAAGACTGGCACGCTCACACAGAACAAGATGATCGTTGTAGCTGCGACTCTGGACACCGCCTCACAATTTGGAGGCCAACCGTCTTTAAACAATGCGGCCAGCGCACCAGGCTCAAGGGCACATTCAGCCTTGGAGTTTGTATCCACGCTTTCACCATCGACCAAAAACCACTTGCTCCAATCAATCGCCCTCAACTCGACAGCGTTTGAGAGTGACCGCGACGGAGTGACGACCTTTATTGGATCTAAGACGGAGACGGCGTTGCTGTCATTCGCGCGAGAGCAACTCGGGCTTGGGCCAGTGGCTGAGGAGAGAGCAAACGCGGAGATCGTGCAGATGTTCCCGTTCGACTCGAGCCGCAAATGCATGGCGGTGGTCACTTGCATGGATAACGGAAAGTATCGAATGATGGTTAAAGGTGCTGCAGAgatccttctccgccaatCAGCGCAGATAGTGCAGGATGCAACCAATGGTCTGGCAGCGGTGCCCCTCTCCGAGGAGGCAAAGATTACGCTAGACACCATTATCACCGACTACGCGTCTCGCTCTCTGAGATGTATCGCTCTTGTGCACCGGGACTTCGAAAAATGGCCCCCTCATGGGATACCAACGGACGAAAATGAAATGGCAGTTTTTGAGCCAATCTTCAAGGACATGACGATGCTAGGCATCTTCGGCATCCAGGACCCCGTCCGCGAAGGAGTCCCTGACGCAGTCCGCCAATGCCAGCACGCCGGTGTTTTTGTTAGAATGGTGACTGGCGACAATATTATCACAGCCAAAGCCATTGCCCAGCAATGTGGCATCTATACGCCTGGCGGTGTCGCCATAGAAGGGCCTGAATTTCGCGAGTTGAGCCATGATCAGATGAACAAGCTTATCCCAAGACTGCAGGTCATCGCGCGGTCAAGTCCAGACGACAAAAAGATTCTGGTCAGCCAGCTTAAGGAACTTGGCGAGACTGTCGCCGTGACTGGGGATGGGACGAATGATGCGCAAGCACTTAAGACTGCTGAtgttggctttgcaatgggcgTTGCAGGCACCGAAGTCGCCAAGGAGGCGTCAGATATTATCATAATGGACGATAATTTTACGTCAATTGTCAAGGCGATAGCATGGGGTCGCACGGTTAATGACGCCGTTAAAAAGTTTCTTCAG TTCCAATTAACCGTCAACATTACTGCTGTTATCCTCACTTTTGTTTCCGCTGTTGCCAGTAATGATGAGGATCCTGTCCTTAGCGCAGTGCAGCTGCTGTGGGTCAACCTCATCATGGACACTTTCGCCGCTCTTGCACTTG CAACGGATCCTCCTTCGCCTCACGTTCTCGAGCGCAAACCCGAGCCCAAATCTGCGCCTCTAATCACTCTGACAATGTGGAAGATGATCATCAGTCAGGCCATCTATCAACTGGCAGTGACGCTCGTCTTGAACTTTGCTGGCCAGCACATTTTCCCAAAGTGGGATAGCAGATGTATTCAGACAGTGGTGTTCAATACATTTGTCTTCATGCAGATATTCAACCAGTACAA CTGCCGTCGGGTTGATAACCGTCTAAATGTTATAGAGGGCATTTTAAACAACAGATGGTTCATCGCCATTCAGGTaatcatcatcggcggccagatcatgatcatcttcctcggtggTCAAGTCTTTTCCGTGCAGCGTCTTGACCAGCCCTCACAGTGGGCAGCGA CTTATTTCATATATCTGGCCCCGCTCGAAGGCCCCCGAGCCAGATATCTCCGGGGAAAGCCGCCACTACGGGTGGGATTTGGCAGTAAAAGAAACCCGCGACCAGCTAACGTTCATGAAGAAGGTCCGAGGCGGACGACTGAGGCATATCATACACAAGCACCCCCAAATTTTCCTCCAGTCCCGCGGCAGCTCACAATTCCCGCATTTTTCTATGCTCCCAACAGCAGTTGA
- a CDS encoding uncharacterized protein (transcript_id=CADANIAT00005294): MWAIHKGQSPKPKKFVSSHVYDVITITHHPPPKSSPNLTPSLTV, from the exons ATGTGGGCTATACATAAGGGCCAA TCTCCAAAACCCAAGAAGTTCGTCTCGAGTCACGTGTACGACGTCATCACGATCACGCACCACCCACCACCAAAGTCTTCGCCCAATCTTACTCCATCCCTGACTGTCTAA
- a CDS encoding uncharacterized protein (transcript_id=CADANIAT00005295), producing the protein MKTAGTRELFYREQTIANLRIVFGKDVDVVTCKQGYESRFVALAYVVGAEGERIQVMQSSALDVTYALRDLLALSSRRVQAYFADHNHQVAKNELATCSIVLPRKPESLLELNQPTPLKYDVLPEDEAALEEAGGDYLEAEANPGGHEAETSSSTPQYLESCNVEQKGYSILLIIEHPFHPPFGGLRYIGAPSRQVILQAISKIMSENGLSNTVYHMKTLCVKSDTGSYDILGYEYDHIEDLLDHVLKSEKFAKIECVYGIPAA; encoded by the exons ATGAAGACGGCCGGAACACGTGAGCTCTTTTACCGCGAGCAAACAATAG CGAATCTTCGCATTGTATTTGGTAAAGACGTTGATGTCGTGACCTGCAAACAAGGCTATGAGAGCAGATTTGTCGCCTTAGCATATGTGGTTGGGGCCGAGGGAGAGCGAATTCAAGTCATGCAGTCGTCGGCTTTGGACGTCACATATGCACTACGGGACTTGCTTGCTCTATCGTCACGGCGTGTTCAGGCTTATTTTGCTGACCACAACCATCAAGTGGCCAAAAATGAGTTAGCAACCTGCAGCATTGTCTTGCCCCGAAAACCAGAGTCATTATTAGAGCTCAATCAACCCACGCCCCTGAAGTATGACGTGCTGcccgaggatgaggcggCTCTAGAGGAAGCAGGTGGGGACTACCTTGAAGCTG AAGCAAACCCGGGGGGTCATGAAGCAGAGACAAGTTCGTCGACTCCACAATACCTAGAATCATGTAATGTGGAACAAAAGGGCTATTCAATCCTTCTGATTATTGAGCATCCTTTCCATCCGCCTTTTGGGGGATTGAGATATATTGGAGCCCCTAGCCGTCAAGTGATTCTGCAAGCTATCTCCAAGATCATGTCCGAGAACGGGTTGTCGAACACCGTGTATCATATGAAGACTTTGTGCGTCAAATCGGATACCGGATCATACGATATCCTTGGCTATGAGTATGACCACATCGAAGACTTACTTGACCATGTCCTCAAATCAGAAAAATTTGCAAAGATTGAGTGTGTTTATGGGATTCCTGCAGCCTAA